A genomic stretch from Lathyrus oleraceus cultivar Zhongwan6 chromosome 2, CAAS_Psat_ZW6_1.0, whole genome shotgun sequence includes:
- the LOC127118081 gene encoding WEB family protein At2g40480 isoform X1, with product MNVMEEMMMMMMEDSLDGTGSGNGIRRISSRAEVDTSMPFESVKEAVTRFGGSGPWLPLYRLGEAYQNSIEDFDIKKIEEQAAKLEKDLIMKELETLDVLEELGSAKTILEKLKQQLQSEALKCSATRDVSSCESIEALVKKSASIVNHQEQILRNPRPCRTSPPDMLLTELKQAKMNLGKTINDLGVIQSSVETLNKKMKKERLFLERTRENLQSKFAAISAQNVAEKEAKSKPPVDPVEKDFTFHTPQNVVSDLKVDLEQNNGMVETRPLEVSKQGVEDGENEFSLKTAEMRWFAAKKMEEAAMAAEAVALAEIKALSRADNISSQFSTRGHREFQIPEESILKQVIHSTFQIDAASASKLTILKKLEEATAEVLHSKEILTEAINGIETASRKQQAAEEALRRWIHENGLKGGAMHSSIKRNKFNRVENCQALKPTLRSSVSMRDLLNRKQVPDEYTTTKEMEKHAETKVALSQMLQALRENQTLPTELENDEGDQKQSVVHRKKFGFLKLSFPSGKRNNKKT from the exons ATGAATGTTATGGaggagatgatgatgatgatgatggagGATTCGTTGGATGGAACCGGGTCGGGTAATGGAATAAGAAGAATAAGTTCGAGAGCTGAAGTGGATACTTCGATGCCGTTTGAGTCTGTTAAAGAAGCGGTTACCCGGTTTGGTGGAAGCGGGCCTTGGTTGCCCCTTTACAGACTTGGTGAGGCTTAT CAGAACAGTATTGAAGACTTCGACATAAAGAAAATAGAGGAACAAGCGGCGAAGTTGGAAAAGGATTTGATAATGAAAGAACTCGAAACACTTGACGTGCTTGAAGAACTCGGATCTGCCAAAACGATTCTGGAGAAATTAAAGCAGCAGCTGCAATCTGAAGCACTCAAATGTTCTGCGACTCGCGATGTAAGTTCGTGCGAAAGTATTGAAGCTCTTGTTAAAAAGTCTGCAAGTATTGTCAACCATCAAGAACAGATATTGCGAAATCCGAGACCCTGCCGTACTTCACCGCCTGATATGCTCTTAACCGAGTTAAAACAAGCTAAGATGAACCTTGGTAAAACTATAAACGATCTCGGGGTGATACAATCGTCTGTCGAAACTTTGAATaagaagatgaagaaggagagACTTTTTCTCGAGAGGACACGGGAGAATCTACAATCGAAGTTTGCAGCTATCTCTGCTCAAAATGTGGCCGAAAAAGAAGCAAAGTCAAAGCCACCGGTAGATCCTGTAGAAAAGGATTTTACTTTTCACACTCCACAAAATGTTGTAAGTGATTTAAAAGTTGATCTTGAACAGAACAATGGAATGGTTGAAACAAGACCCTTAGAAGTTTCAAAGCAAGGGGTTGAGGATGGAGAGAATGAGTTTAGTCTTAAAACTGCTGAGATGAGGTGGTTTGCAGCTAAGAAGATGGAAGAAGCTGCAATGGCAGCCGAAGCCGTTGCTCTTGCTGAAATCAAGGCTCTATCTCGTGCTGACAATATATCATCGCAATTTTCTACACGAGGGCATCGCGAATTTCAAATACCCGAAGAGTCTATCTTGAAGCAAGTAATACACTCCACATTCCAAATTGATGCGGCAAGTGCTTCTAAACTAACTATTCTGAAAAAACTAGAGGAAGCAACAGCAGAAGTTCTACACAGCAAGGAAATTTTAACAGAAGCTATAAACGGTATTGAAACTGCAAGCAGAAAGCAACAGGCTGCGGAAGAGGCTCTAAGGAGATGGATTCATGAAAACGGTCTAAAGGGTGGGGCTATGCATAGCTCGATTAAACGAAACAAGTTCAATCGAGTTGAAAATTGCCAAGCTTTGAAGCCCACCTTAAGATCCTCGGTTTCAATGAGAGATCTACTTAATAGGAAGCAAGTTCCTGACGAATATACTACGACAAAGGAGATGGAAAAGCATGCTGAAACAAAGGTAGCATTGAGTCAAATGCTTCAAGCGTTGAGGGAAAATCAAACTCTTCCAACTGAACTTGAGAATGACGAGGGCGATCAAAAGCAGTCTGTAGTACACAGGAAGAAGTTTGGATTCTTAAAATTATCATTCCCCTCGGGAAAGCGGAATAATAAGAAGACATGA
- the LOC127118081 gene encoding WEB family protein At2g40480 isoform X2, whose translation MNVMEEMMMMMMEDSLDGTGSGNGIRRISSRAEVDTSMPFESVKEAVTRFGGSGPWLPLYRLGEAYNSIEDFDIKKIEEQAAKLEKDLIMKELETLDVLEELGSAKTILEKLKQQLQSEALKCSATRDVSSCESIEALVKKSASIVNHQEQILRNPRPCRTSPPDMLLTELKQAKMNLGKTINDLGVIQSSVETLNKKMKKERLFLERTRENLQSKFAAISAQNVAEKEAKSKPPVDPVEKDFTFHTPQNVVSDLKVDLEQNNGMVETRPLEVSKQGVEDGENEFSLKTAEMRWFAAKKMEEAAMAAEAVALAEIKALSRADNISSQFSTRGHREFQIPEESILKQVIHSTFQIDAASASKLTILKKLEEATAEVLHSKEILTEAINGIETASRKQQAAEEALRRWIHENGLKGGAMHSSIKRNKFNRVENCQALKPTLRSSVSMRDLLNRKQVPDEYTTTKEMEKHAETKVALSQMLQALRENQTLPTELENDEGDQKQSVVHRKKFGFLKLSFPSGKRNNKKT comes from the exons ATGAATGTTATGGaggagatgatgatgatgatgatggagGATTCGTTGGATGGAACCGGGTCGGGTAATGGAATAAGAAGAATAAGTTCGAGAGCTGAAGTGGATACTTCGATGCCGTTTGAGTCTGTTAAAGAAGCGGTTACCCGGTTTGGTGGAAGCGGGCCTTGGTTGCCCCTTTACAGACTTGGTGAGGCTTAT AACAGTATTGAAGACTTCGACATAAAGAAAATAGAGGAACAAGCGGCGAAGTTGGAAAAGGATTTGATAATGAAAGAACTCGAAACACTTGACGTGCTTGAAGAACTCGGATCTGCCAAAACGATTCTGGAGAAATTAAAGCAGCAGCTGCAATCTGAAGCACTCAAATGTTCTGCGACTCGCGATGTAAGTTCGTGCGAAAGTATTGAAGCTCTTGTTAAAAAGTCTGCAAGTATTGTCAACCATCAAGAACAGATATTGCGAAATCCGAGACCCTGCCGTACTTCACCGCCTGATATGCTCTTAACCGAGTTAAAACAAGCTAAGATGAACCTTGGTAAAACTATAAACGATCTCGGGGTGATACAATCGTCTGTCGAAACTTTGAATaagaagatgaagaaggagagACTTTTTCTCGAGAGGACACGGGAGAATCTACAATCGAAGTTTGCAGCTATCTCTGCTCAAAATGTGGCCGAAAAAGAAGCAAAGTCAAAGCCACCGGTAGATCCTGTAGAAAAGGATTTTACTTTTCACACTCCACAAAATGTTGTAAGTGATTTAAAAGTTGATCTTGAACAGAACAATGGAATGGTTGAAACAAGACCCTTAGAAGTTTCAAAGCAAGGGGTTGAGGATGGAGAGAATGAGTTTAGTCTTAAAACTGCTGAGATGAGGTGGTTTGCAGCTAAGAAGATGGAAGAAGCTGCAATGGCAGCCGAAGCCGTTGCTCTTGCTGAAATCAAGGCTCTATCTCGTGCTGACAATATATCATCGCAATTTTCTACACGAGGGCATCGCGAATTTCAAATACCCGAAGAGTCTATCTTGAAGCAAGTAATACACTCCACATTCCAAATTGATGCGGCAAGTGCTTCTAAACTAACTATTCTGAAAAAACTAGAGGAAGCAACAGCAGAAGTTCTACACAGCAAGGAAATTTTAACAGAAGCTATAAACGGTATTGAAACTGCAAGCAGAAAGCAACAGGCTGCGGAAGAGGCTCTAAGGAGATGGATTCATGAAAACGGTCTAAAGGGTGGGGCTATGCATAGCTCGATTAAACGAAACAAGTTCAATCGAGTTGAAAATTGCCAAGCTTTGAAGCCCACCTTAAGATCCTCGGTTTCAATGAGAGATCTACTTAATAGGAAGCAAGTTCCTGACGAATATACTACGACAAAGGAGATGGAAAAGCATGCTGAAACAAAGGTAGCATTGAGTCAAATGCTTCAAGCGTTGAGGGAAAATCAAACTCTTCCAACTGAACTTGAGAATGACGAGGGCGATCAAAAGCAGTCTGTAGTACACAGGAAGAAGTTTGGATTCTTAAAATTATCATTCCCCTCGGGAAAGCGGAATAATAAGAAGACATGA
- the LOC127118081 gene encoding WEB family protein At2g40480 isoform X3, with protein MKELETLDVLEELGSAKTILEKLKQQLQSEALKCSATRDVSSCESIEALVKKSASIVNHQEQILRNPRPCRTSPPDMLLTELKQAKMNLGKTINDLGVIQSSVETLNKKMKKERLFLERTRENLQSKFAAISAQNVAEKEAKSKPPVDPVEKDFTFHTPQNVVSDLKVDLEQNNGMVETRPLEVSKQGVEDGENEFSLKTAEMRWFAAKKMEEAAMAAEAVALAEIKALSRADNISSQFSTRGHREFQIPEESILKQVIHSTFQIDAASASKLTILKKLEEATAEVLHSKEILTEAINGIETASRKQQAAEEALRRWIHENGLKGGAMHSSIKRNKFNRVENCQALKPTLRSSVSMRDLLNRKQVPDEYTTTKEMEKHAETKVALSQMLQALRENQTLPTELENDEGDQKQSVVHRKKFGFLKLSFPSGKRNNKKT; from the coding sequence ATGAAAGAACTCGAAACACTTGACGTGCTTGAAGAACTCGGATCTGCCAAAACGATTCTGGAGAAATTAAAGCAGCAGCTGCAATCTGAAGCACTCAAATGTTCTGCGACTCGCGATGTAAGTTCGTGCGAAAGTATTGAAGCTCTTGTTAAAAAGTCTGCAAGTATTGTCAACCATCAAGAACAGATATTGCGAAATCCGAGACCCTGCCGTACTTCACCGCCTGATATGCTCTTAACCGAGTTAAAACAAGCTAAGATGAACCTTGGTAAAACTATAAACGATCTCGGGGTGATACAATCGTCTGTCGAAACTTTGAATaagaagatgaagaaggagagACTTTTTCTCGAGAGGACACGGGAGAATCTACAATCGAAGTTTGCAGCTATCTCTGCTCAAAATGTGGCCGAAAAAGAAGCAAAGTCAAAGCCACCGGTAGATCCTGTAGAAAAGGATTTTACTTTTCACACTCCACAAAATGTTGTAAGTGATTTAAAAGTTGATCTTGAACAGAACAATGGAATGGTTGAAACAAGACCCTTAGAAGTTTCAAAGCAAGGGGTTGAGGATGGAGAGAATGAGTTTAGTCTTAAAACTGCTGAGATGAGGTGGTTTGCAGCTAAGAAGATGGAAGAAGCTGCAATGGCAGCCGAAGCCGTTGCTCTTGCTGAAATCAAGGCTCTATCTCGTGCTGACAATATATCATCGCAATTTTCTACACGAGGGCATCGCGAATTTCAAATACCCGAAGAGTCTATCTTGAAGCAAGTAATACACTCCACATTCCAAATTGATGCGGCAAGTGCTTCTAAACTAACTATTCTGAAAAAACTAGAGGAAGCAACAGCAGAAGTTCTACACAGCAAGGAAATTTTAACAGAAGCTATAAACGGTATTGAAACTGCAAGCAGAAAGCAACAGGCTGCGGAAGAGGCTCTAAGGAGATGGATTCATGAAAACGGTCTAAAGGGTGGGGCTATGCATAGCTCGATTAAACGAAACAAGTTCAATCGAGTTGAAAATTGCCAAGCTTTGAAGCCCACCTTAAGATCCTCGGTTTCAATGAGAGATCTACTTAATAGGAAGCAAGTTCCTGACGAATATACTACGACAAAGGAGATGGAAAAGCATGCTGAAACAAAGGTAGCATTGAGTCAAATGCTTCAAGCGTTGAGGGAAAATCAAACTCTTCCAACTGAACTTGAGAATGACGAGGGCGATCAAAAGCAGTCTGTAGTACACAGGAAGAAGTTTGGATTCTTAAAATTATCATTCCCCTCGGGAAAGCGGAATAATAAGAAGACATGA